The Triticum dicoccoides isolate Atlit2015 ecotype Zavitan chromosome 6A, WEW_v2.0, whole genome shotgun sequence genome has a window encoding:
- the LOC119318202 gene encoding uncharacterized protein LOC119318202 produces the protein MAPSAAAAPSSTEADGAQRMAKFLCSFGGSILPRPLDGRLRYVGGDTRIVMLPRDISYSDLAARMRELYDDADIIKYQQPDEDLDALVSVVNDDDVVNMMEEYDKLIAAGEGFTRLRVFLFSQHLDDEAASAAVHYHGDERETERRYVDALNSLGDMRSPSSPVSVEQLFGIGGNESGIPDIAGLRHLNVPRASHNQRYAEMDSPWSPAYISPGQYGVPDPRDFPISPSSARFQVGAEDFDERIPDDFVRQSPKYRHYEAQSPPHVDNLVWLPPGAVIQQNAGFPGNLGRSSNFLDGNSLYDSRSSFQKGQGSVSDPRYMDPRWRPVQQHFDQSTMASEYSAHPAIPRPDYGRPGEHYVVGQDVRLENGVYVKEQTGGHPPMFYNESHSHDRSWHGHPNQSHQRYEDPRLNLPANGRVMDPYADSNSANSAFAPNKVYEMHSTSHSRSSHESPHYYHGSGQGEHMNDTYHNQQVVSSGSYVQTSGFEESTGQHYSHTSTYGGDTFYQMQQNLPPLQSMRRRASSPVHTGSSYESPHLPIPNGSINSNFVRNTGDVSPRIHGMPAYDRVPNPWPSPNGSIPYRIVGHDVPTVVENPSSLGSRSGPNTAQYVQPFFAPESVQQQPGAPLVEIFPERASAGPMLAPLDGKVSVAAVPLADHLSRLDINTTKKFEGADDERRTQNVTETKPSHVASDPSTLVHNVGVDLQWGKPTEHDGGAVALQQCGDISENRLNILPEFVASVKKAALEESEKPVEVQPDARPANLPVCDNDNDGKKFDENTDGDQDPDVHGSCDQHKSSGIESTPAEAEALSKGLQTIRNDDLEEIRELGSGTYGSVFHGKWRGCDVAIKRIKASCFDGRPSERERLIADFWKEAQILSSLHHPNVVSFYGVVRDGPDGSLATVTEFMVNGSLKQFLRKKDRTIDRRKRVILAMDAAFGMEYLHGKNIVHFDLKCENLLVNMRDPQRPICKIGDLGLSKVKQHTLVSGGVRGTLPWMAPELLSGKSDMVSEKIDVYSFGIVMWELLTGDDPYSDMRAAEIIGGIVNNSLRPQIPSWCDPEWKSLMEGSWAGEPAQRPSFTEISQRLRKMAAAMNVK, from the exons ATGGCGCCATCTGCTGCCGCTGCACCCAGCAGCACCGAGGCTGACGGGGCACAGCGCATGGCCAAGTTCCTCTGCAGCTTCGGAGGCAGCATCCTGCCCCGCCCGCTCGACGGCCGTCTCCGCTACGTCGGGGGCGACACCAGGATCGTCATGCTGCCCCGTGACATATCCTACTCCGACCTGGCCGCGCGGATGCGGGAGCTCTATGACGATGCCGATATCATCAAGTACCAGCAGCCCGATGAGGATCTTGATGCTCTGGTCTCGGTTGTAAATGATGATGATGTGGTCAACATGATGGAGGAATATGACAAGCTCATTGCTGCTGGAGAGGGGTTCACTCGGCTCAGGGTCTTCTTATTCTCCCAGCACCTGGATGATGAGGCTGCATCAGCAGCTGTGCATTACCATGGGGACGAGCGGGAGACGGAGAGGAGGTATGTTGATGCGCTTAATAGCCTTGGTGACATGAGGTCGCCTTCATCTCCTGTGTCAGTGGAGCAGCTTTTTGGCATCGGAGGCAACGAGTCAGGAATTCCTGATATTGCTGGCCTGCGGCATTTGAATGTTCCTCGTGCCTCACATAATCAGCGGTATGCGGAGATGGATTCTCCTTGGAGCCCTGCATATATCTCTCCGGGGCAGTATGGAGTGCCCGATCCAAGGGATTTTCCCATTTCACCATCATCTGCAAGGTTTCAAGTTGGAGCAGAGGACTTTGATGAGAGGATTCCTGATGACTTTGTGAGGCAATCACCAAAATATCGGCATTACGAGGCTCAGTCACCGCCACATGTGGATAACTTGGTCTGGCTTCCACCTGGTGCTGTAATTCAGCAAAATGCTGGCTTCCCAGGGAATTTGGGCCGCTCCAGCAATTTCTTGGATGGAAACAGTCTATATGACTCCCGTTCGTCATTCCAGAAGGGTCAAGGTTCAGTGAGTGATCCTCGTTATATGGATCCCCGTTGGAGGCCAGTCCAACAACATTTTGATCAATCGACCATGGCAAGTGAGTATTCTGCTCACCCCGCTATTCCGCGTCCAGATTATGGTCGTCCTGGTGAGCATTATGTTGTAGGCCAAGATGTTAGACTGGAAAATGGTGTTTATGTCAAAGAGCAAACTGGTGGTCACCCTCCCATGTTCTACAACGAATCACATTCTCATGATAGGTCTTGGCATGGGCATCCCAACCAAAGCCATCAACGGTATGAGGATCCAAGGTTGAATCTGCCTGCTAATGGTAGAGTGATGGATCCGTACGCTGATAGCAACTCAGCTAATTCTGCATTTGCACCCAACAAAGTATATGAAATGCATTCAACATCTCACAGCCGCTCAAGCCATGAAAGTCCCCACTATTATCATGGCAGTGGCCAGGGCGAGCATATGAATGATACATATCATAACCAACAAGTTGTAAGTAGTGGCTCCTATGTCCAGACATCAGGTTTTGAAGAATCGACAGGCCAGCATTACAGCCATACTTCAACATATGGTggtgataccttttaccaaatgcaGCAGAACTTGCCGCCACTTCAATCGATGAGAAGGAGAGCAAGCAGCCCTGTTCACACAGGCTCATCATATGAATCACCACACCTGCCGATCCCAAATGGGAGCATCAACTCCAACTTTGTCAGAAACACAGGTGATGTTAGTCCAAGGATTCATGGTATGCCTGCATATGATCGAGTCCCAAACCCATGGCCTTCACCCAATGGCAGCATACCATATAGAATCGTTGGACATGATGTTCCCACTGTTGTTGAAAACCCTTCTTCCCTTGGTTCTCGGTCAGGTCCAAACACTGCTCAGTATGTTCAGCCTTTCTTTGCCCCAGAATCAGTCCAGCAGCAACCAGGAGCTCCGTTGGTAGAAATTTTTCCTGAAAGAGCATCCGCTGGACCCATGCTAGCACCGCTTGATGGTAAAGTATCTGTTGCTGCGGTACCCCTTGCTGATCATTTGTCCAGGTTGGACATTAACACGACAAAGAAATTTGAAGGAGCAGATGATGAAAGGCGCACTCAAAATGTGACTGAAACAAAACCTTCACACGTTGCGAGTGACCCTAGCACCTTGGTTCACAATGTTGGAGTTGATCTCCAATGGGGCAAACCTACAGAACATGACGGTGGGGCTGTAGCATTGCAGCAGTGTGGGGATATATCGGAGAACAGATTAAATATCCTTCCAGAGTTTGTTGCCTCTGTTAAAAAGGCCGCACTGGAAGAGTCTGAGAAGCCAGTAGAGGTTCAGCCAGATGCTCGTCCAGCAAATTTACCTGTTTGTGATAATGACAATGATGGAAAGAAGTTTGATGAG AATACTGATGGAGATCAGGACCCTGATGTGCATGGAAGCTGCGACCAGCACAAAAGTTCTGGGATCGAATCTACACCCGCTGAAGCTGAAGCTTTGTCTAAAGGATTACAG ACTATAAGAAATGATGATCTGGAGGAAATCAGAGAGCTTGGTTCGGGTACTTATGGGTCAGTCTTCCATGGTAAATGGAGGGGATGTGATGTTGCCATCAAAAGAATAAAAGCTAGTTGCTTTGACGGAAGGCCATCCGAGAGAGAGCGCTTG ATAGCGGATTTCTGGAAAGAAGCTCAGATCCTGAGCTCGCTTCATCATCCAAATGTAGTTTCATTTTATGGTGTTGTTCGTGATGGTCCTGATGGAAGCTTAGCAACTGTTACCGAGTTTATGGTCAATGGATCTCTCAAACAATTCCTGAGGAAGAAAGACAG GACAATTGATCGCCGCAAAAGGGTTATATTGGCCATGGATGCTGCATTTGGCATGGAATATTTGCATGGGAAGAATATCGTCCATTTTGATCTCAAATGTGAGAACCTACTGGTAAACATGAGAGATCCACAACGACCGATCTGCAAG ATTGGTGATCTTGGCCTATCAAAGGTGAAGCAGCATACTTTGGTGTCTGGTGGTGTTAGAGGAACCTTACCATGGATGGCACCCGAGCTTTTGAGTGGGAAAAGTGATATGGTGTCAGAGAAG ATTGATGTCTACTCATTTGGTATTGTGATGTGGGAGCTACTTACCGGGGACGACCCGTATTCTGATATGCGTGCAGCCGAAATTATTG GGGGCATCGTGAACAATTCTCTTCGTCCTCAGATCCCTTCCTGGTGCGATCCTGAATGGAAATCATTGATGGAAGGTAGCTGGGCTGGTGAACCAGCTCAAAGGCCATCCTTCACTGAAATATCTCAAAGGTTGCGGAAAATGGCCGCAGCAATGAATGTTAAATAA
- the LOC119318201 gene encoding transcription factor MYB36-like yields MGRAPCCDKATVKKGPWSPEEDAKLKAYIDENGTGGNWIALPQKIGLKRCGKSCRLRWLNYLRPNIKHGDFTEEEEHIICSLYISIGSRWSIIAAQLPGRTDNDIKNYWNTKLKKKLLGKRAPSRRLQRASQDAPMPYSYLAAGGGGASSSGNANGTTAALSSSALERIQLHMRLQGLYSAFGCGASNAPPQWPKLEPPTDAVSMTTVSHGHSLAATDVVEAEQQLNPSAGASYDMPVPGSFEERSASKLGFGSAAGEVAGVASTVEMSSGSMVGGGFGYGHVDELYDFLYSKQLAAAGAFQGGVPPLPELQCPDGGAVVGADEKFSTWMASCDHYVPTTGGQQLQLQAGGNSMNLQDFVLGYDQ; encoded by the exons ATGGGGAGGGCGCCGTGCTGCGACAAGGCGACGGTGAAGAAGGGGccgtggtcgccggaggaggacgcCAAGCTCAAGGCCTACATCGACGAGAACGGCACCGGCGGCAACTGGATCGCCCTGCCGCAGAAGATCG GGCTGAAGAGGTGCGGCAAAAGCTGTAGGCTCAGATGGCTCAACTATCTGAGGCCAAACATCAAGCACGGTGACTTCACAGAGGAAGAGGAGCACATCATTTGCAGTCTCTACATTAGCATCGGCAGCAG GTGGTCGATCATCGCGGCGCAGCTGCCGGGGAGAACGGACAACGACATCAAGAACTACTGGAACACCAAGCTCAAGAAGAAGCTCCTCGGCAAGCGCGCGCCGTCCCGCCGCCTGCAGCGCGCCAGCCAAGACGCGCCGATGCCCTACTCCTacctggcggcgggcggcggcggcgccagcaGCAGCGGGAACGCTAACGGCACCACCGCGGCACTGAGCTCGTCGGCGCTGGAGCGGATCCAGCTCCACATGCGCCTGCAGGGCCTCTACAGCGCGTTCGGCTGCGGCGCCAGCAACGCGCCGCCGCAGTGGCCGAAGCTCGAGCCACCGACGGACGCCGTTTCCATGACGACCGTCAGTCACGGTCACTCCCTTGCCGCCACTGACGTCGTGGAAGCCGAGCAACAGCTAAACCCTTCCGCTGGCGCGAGCTATGACATGCCGGTGCCGGGAAGTTTCGAGGAGCGATCCGCCTCCAAGCTAGGGTTTGGCTCTGCTGCCGGCGAGGTCGCTGGAGTGGCCAGtaccgtcgagatgagctcggggtcAATGGTAGGCGGTGGCTTCGGCTACGGCCACGTCGACGAGCTGTACGACTTCCTCTACAGCAAGCAGCTAGCTGCAGCCGGAGCCTTTCAAGGCGGAGTTCCTCCGCTGCCTGAGCTGCAGTGCCCAGATGGCGGCGCTGTCGTCGGTGCCGACGAGAAGTTCTCCACGTGGATGGCGTCTTGCGATCACTATGTTCCTACGACCGGCGGCCAGCAGCTCCAGCTCCAAGCAGGCGGAAACTCCATGAATCTGCAGGATTTCGTTTTAGGGTATGATCAATAA